Proteins co-encoded in one Ruegeria sp. HKCCD4315 genomic window:
- a CDS encoding NUDIX hydrolase, whose protein sequence is MIRRFGETPQAGQKYTQRPGVYVLLPRGRSLLVTWYDDSLNPELQLPGGGIDPGESPITALHREVYEETGWLVANPRRVGTFRRFTYLPEYDLWAEKVCMIYRARPVRRIGPPAEAFHEARWIDASDAVVKLGNDGDRHFAKLHLWSL, encoded by the coding sequence ATGATCAGACGGTTTGGCGAAACCCCTCAGGCAGGGCAGAAATACACGCAACGACCCGGCGTGTACGTGCTTTTGCCTCGTGGACGATCATTGCTGGTGACATGGTATGACGACAGCCTCAACCCAGAGCTGCAACTGCCGGGCGGAGGAATTGATCCGGGCGAATCGCCAATCACGGCCCTGCATCGCGAGGTATACGAAGAAACAGGCTGGCTGGTTGCCAACCCGCGCCGGGTCGGTACCTTTCGCCGCTTTACCTATTTGCCTGAATACGATCTGTGGGCGGAAAAGGTCTGCATGATCTATCGCGCGCGTCCCGTCCGCCGCATCGGACCACCAGCCGAGGCGTTTCACGAAGCACGATGGATAGATGCGTCAGATGCGGTGGTAAAGCTTGGCAATGACGGTGACCGACATTTTGCCAAGTTGCATCTTTGGTCGCTTTAA
- a CDS encoding PP2C family protein-serine/threonine phosphatase, with translation MVPGASLEDTRSDLDFGAIRKVLVVDDSRLQRRILVASLRKWGFDVVEADTGEAALELCRTDPPDLVLSDWVMPGMSGLEFCCAFRALETDQYSYFILLTSKSEKQEVARGLDAGADDFLIKPLEADELRARISAGARILDMQRELSQKNRLIESALEELKLAHDAIDKDLMQARKIQESLMPELSRDFGNSRVSLLLKPCGHIGGDLVGMFSPGVNRLGFYSIDVSGHGITSAMMTARLGGYLSSKHFDQNVAMEQRFNKFYALLPPEDVAKTLNSRLMADTGIEEYFTMVYAIVDLRNGLMKMVQAGHPHPLLLRKDGSSEFLGDGGLPIGLIEDAGFHQIETKLQPGDKLLLYSDGFTECPLADGGLLDEGGLQEMAQNCVSENGGSEFLDDMFWRLTQVMSPKEGIGDDVSAVFFEYNGP, from the coding sequence ATGGTGCCAGGGGCGAGTCTTGAGGACACCAGATCAGATCTGGACTTCGGCGCGATCCGCAAGGTGCTGGTTGTGGATGACAGCCGTTTGCAGCGGCGCATCCTTGTGGCTTCGCTCAGAAAATGGGGGTTTGACGTAGTCGAGGCTGATACCGGCGAGGCCGCGTTGGAGCTGTGTCGGACAGACCCGCCCGACCTTGTGCTCAGCGACTGGGTTATGCCGGGGATGAGCGGGCTGGAGTTCTGCTGCGCATTTCGCGCTCTGGAAACGGATCAATACAGCTATTTCATCCTGCTGACTTCCAAAAGCGAAAAGCAAGAGGTGGCACGCGGTCTGGATGCCGGGGCGGATGATTTTCTGATCAAACCTCTGGAAGCCGACGAACTCCGGGCGCGCATTTCCGCCGGGGCGCGTATTCTGGACATGCAGCGCGAGCTTTCGCAGAAAAACCGCCTGATCGAATCCGCGTTGGAAGAGCTGAAACTGGCGCATGACGCGATCGACAAAGATCTGATGCAGGCGCGTAAGATTCAGGAATCTCTGATGCCCGAGCTATCGCGGGATTTTGGCAACTCGCGCGTCAGCCTTTTGCTAAAGCCATGCGGCCATATTGGCGGCGATCTTGTTGGCATGTTCTCGCCCGGTGTGAATCGGTTGGGGTTCTACAGCATTGATGTGTCCGGCCACGGCATCACTTCGGCCATGATGACGGCCCGATTGGGTGGCTATCTGTCCAGCAAGCACTTTGACCAGAACGTTGCGATGGAACAGCGGTTCAACAAGTTCTACGCGCTCTTGCCGCCCGAGGATGTCGCCAAAACGCTCAACTCCCGCCTGATGGCAGATACGGGGATCGAAGAATATTTTACGATGGTCTATGCCATTGTTGACCTGCGCAACGGGCTTATGAAGATGGTGCAGGCCGGGCATCCCCACCCCCTTTTGTTACGCAAAGATGGCAGCAGTGAATTTCTGGGCGATGGTGGTTTGCCCATAGGCTTGATCGAGGATGCGGGCTTCCATCAGATCGAAACGAAACTGCAACCCGGGGACAAGCTGTTGTTGTATTCTGACGGGTTTACCGAATGCCCTCTGGCAGATGGTGGCCTGTTGGATGAAGGCGGTTTGCAAGAAATGGCGCAAAACTGTGTTTCAGAAAATGGCGGGTCCGAGTTTCTGGATGACATGTTTTGGCGACTGACCCAGGTTATGTCGCCCAAAGAAGGAATCGGCGATGACGTTTCGGCCGTGTTCTTCGAATATAACGGCCCTTAA
- a CDS encoding Hpt domain-containing protein, which translates to MIHWDRVRQLRDEVGPNEFDEVVEIFLEEVQEVIARLHHDTNRIELEQNLHFLKGSALSLGFDQFSKLCQDGERQAAAGQGAEVDLPALLAVFESSKLKFVSELCENLS; encoded by the coding sequence ATGATCCACTGGGACAGAGTCAGGCAATTGCGGGACGAAGTTGGCCCGAATGAATTTGACGAGGTGGTCGAGATTTTTCTGGAAGAGGTGCAAGAGGTCATTGCGCGCCTGCATCACGACACCAACCGGATCGAATTGGAACAAAACCTGCATTTTCTGAAGGGAAGTGCGCTCAGCCTTGGCTTCGATCAGTTCTCGAAACTCTGTCAGGACGGCGAACGGCAGGCTGCCGCAGGACAGGGAGCGGAGGTTGATCTGCCAGCTTTGTTAGCCGTTTTTGAAAGCTCGAAACTCAAATTCGTATCAGAGCTGTGCGAAAACCTGAGTTAG